The following nucleotide sequence is from Pseudoalteromonas xiamenensis.
TTACATCTTCAACGATATATGCCGAGATGGAATCTTCATAACCTTCTAACACCGCTTTAGGTTGTGTTAATCCCACTTTCATCCCTTCACGCATCCAGCCTATGTTTTGCTCAAAATAACGTGGAATTTGCGCTAATCGTTGCAGATATAACTCGTAGCCCGACTTTTTACTAAAGTCATGTGAATTGATCATAAAAGACAACGATGAGTGGAAGCCATATTCAGAAGTCAACGGCATGTAATGACTATGAAAATGGTACTCATCAATATTATTTTGGATTTGATCTCGCAAAATCGTCAGGTTGATTTGATTCTCTTCACTTAACTGCTTCTGATCGATTGCATCAAGTTGTGCGATGAACATTTCACGTTTGGCATTTTCCGACGCGAGATACTCTGCACTGAGATTTGGCAGTAGGTATTCGGCATTTTTATCATCTCGTTGATAAGGATCAATCTGGGTGCGAAATTGCAAAACTTGCTCTGCTATTTGCGTAAATTGTTGGTTATTATCAGAGCCAGTTAATTGACAAGCGCCCAATGATAAGGCGAAAAACGCCGCGCTCAGTGGTTTCAGAATATACTTCACGGAAAACATCTCACTCAAAAGGAATAGACGCACCATAGCTAAGTGCAAAGCCACGGTGCAAGAAAATTCGACCAGAGGCGTTAGTTTAGCGATTAAATTTACGACAAATTACGAAAAATTGCTGAGTTTTTCAGCGGATAATCGCGAATATGTAAATTTTCTATTTCAAATAGAATTATTTTGCTTTTAAATACCGAAAATACCGATTATGGTATCGAACACTGTGCTCGGAAATGCACAGTTACTGAGGGTGTAAGAAATAAGGTACAAACTTTTTCTGATCCAAAGCAGGATGCTACAAAGTCGTTTTCAATGTTTATTTGTTGATATTTTGTAAATAGGTTGCAGTAATTCAAATGATGTTCCATGATCCCATGGCCGTTGCGCAAGACAAAATGACTCGGGTATGTCTGTTTTTAGAACAGCATCAGTTGCCCCCTACGCCATTGAATTATCATGTCGCCTATACCTATGTTGGTAAAAGCATTCCGCAGCTCAATCAAGTGATTGACCGCGCTTTGGTCAAAAATGAAAAAATTGACAGTGTCTATCTAGAGCACCTTTATTTTGAACATTTAAATCCAGGGCACAAACAAGAAACCGCCATGTTAAAAAGCGTGGACACGGTTATTACTTCACTTTCCAATCAAGCTGATCGCTCTGAGCGAAACGTGGCACAATTTGCAGAACAAATCAGTCAATGTGTACACAGTTTAGATGAGCACAATATCCAGAAGACTAAACGCGCTCTGTTCGAGACTCAATCAACACACTGCTTCGCTGCTTGAAGAGCATCGTCAGTTTAAAACTGAGTTAGGCAAAGCGAAGGCGCTACACCAGAAAACCCTGCGTCAACTCAATGAACTGCGTAAGCAACATATGATTGACCCGCATACTGGGTTGTATAAACGTCACTACTTAAATCAACAAACTCAGCTTTGGATAAACCAAGAAAAAGCACTTTGTGCAATCGCAATTCACGTTGAGAATTTGGACGACTTCACCCAACATTACGGGGAAACTGTCGGCGAAGTGGTTCTGAACAAAGTCGCCAAACAAATCCATAAGTATGTGAAAGACAGTGGCCTTCCTGGGCGAACTGGCAATAATGAGTTCACGGTGTTACTTGCCGATCTTGAACCAGAAACAGCCAATATTATTGCAGAGAAAGTCCGCAATGGGGTTGAAAAGCTAAAGTTTGTTAGCTCTAAAAATGCCATCAACTTACCCACCATAAAGTTGTCACTTGGTATCGCCAAACACCAAGCAACTCAAGATTTCAATGGGCTTGCTAAACAAGCATCGTACGCTGCACACAAAGCCGTTTCACTCGGACAATCTTGTTATATCAGTGACTAACACCTCGTCTTGGTTTGATACCCATCAAACCAAGGCACAACATCAATTGCACCAGCGCCTTACAATCAAGTACACTATGACCAAACTCGGTCACATAGTTAAGATACTGCCATGACAGACAAGCAAACAGAGACGACACATTTCGGATATCAAACCGTTGCTGCGGACGACAAAGCTGGATTAGTTGCAAACGTATTCCACTCCGTCGCTGCAAAATATGACATTATGAACGACATGATGTCGATGGGGATCCATCGTCTGTGGAAGCGTCAAACAATTGCTTGCTCGGGTGTTCGACAAGGTCATTCCGTGTTGGATTTAGCGGGTGGCACTGGCGATCTGACTGCTAAGTTTAGCGAACTGGTCGGTGACACAGGTAAAGTTGTACTTGGTGACATCAACGATTCAATGCTGAAAGTCGGCCGCGAAAAGCTCCGTAACCGCGGCTTGGTCAGTAACATCGAATACGTTCAAATGAATGCAGAAGCCCTGCCATTCCCGGACAATACTTTTGACGTCATTACTATCGCCTTTGGCCTTCGCAATGTGACAGACAAAGACAAAGCATTGCGTTCTATGTTCCGCGTGTTGAAACCAGGCGGTCGCTTATTGGTGCTTGAGTTTTCAAAACCACAGCACGAAGCACTATCCAAAGCATATGATTTTTACTCTTTCAACATATTGCCCACGATGGGTCAATTGGTTGCAAATGACAGTGAATCGTATCGTTATCTTGCAGAGTCTATTCGCATGCACCCCGATCAAGAAACGCTAAAGAGCATGATGAACGAAGCGGGTTTTGAACAAGTAACTTACCAAAACATGACGGGCGGCATTGTTGCGCTGCACCGCGGTTTCAAATACTGATCACGTTATGCTACCGACCTTTTTTGGGGCGGTTGCCGAACGCGCCCTCAATCAAATTCTGAAGCTGTCGCCGACCATTGGTGAGCAGCTCAATGCGGTGAAACATCGAGTCTTGGTTGTGCACATCCGCGACTGGCAACAGCAAATCGGGTTGGTTTATACCGGTACTCAATTTCATGTCTTTATGGGTATTGAAGATAAAGGAGACTGCTGGGTTAGTGCGGATTTCAACACCTTAACCCGTCTCCAAGATCCCAGCCTACTGACGCAATTAATCCGTCAGAACGAACTCGATTTAGATGGCGATATCCATCTGGCACAGGCATTCAGTAAAGCGTTTAGTAACATGGACATCGACTGGGCTGAACATTTCTCAAACTACCTAGGTGATGCACCTGCACAACAGCTTTTTGATTTCATGGTGAACACCAAAAATCAGGGTCAAAAACACGCGGGATCACTGCGTCAAATCCTGACCCAACTGTGCCAAGATGAACTAAAAGTAACGATTCATCCTCTCGAACTCGTTCAATTTACCGAGCACACTCGACAGCTCAAACAGCAAGTAGATAGCTTAGAACAACGCATTAATGCCTTGCTATCGACCAAGGAGTAACCTTTGTCTGCGTCGCGCTTATATCAAATCACGAAAACGTTTTTGCAATATGGGCTGGATGAATTCGTTCCGGATAACAAGAAACCTTTTTTAGCCAAGTGTGCTCGTGGTAGTGCATTTTGGCTAACGAATCGTCATACCGAAAAATCTCTGGGTCTGCGTCTGCGTCTTGCACTTCAAACCTTAGGGCCTGTTTGGATTAAATTTGGGCAAATGTTGTCAACGCGTCGCGATTTATTGCCAGACGACATCGCCAGAGAACTTGCGTTTTTACAAGATAAAGTCGAACCTTTTCCAGGTGATGCCGCAAAAATGTTGATTGAACAGGCACTTGGAATTGACGATGTCAGCGAACTGTTTGACCACTTTAATACTACGCCGCTGGCCTCAGCCTCAATTGCACAAGTTCATACTGCGACATTAAAACAAGATGGACAGGCCTTGGATGTGGTCATTAAGGTGATCCGCCCGAATATCGAAGCGCAAATCTTAGCAGATTTGGCTCTTATGGAGCAATTTGCGCGCTATTTGGCGAGCTGGTTTAGTGAAGGCAAACGCTTGAGACCCGTTGAAGTCGTCAAAGAATACCGCAAAACGTTACTCGATGAATTGGACCTAATGCGTGAAGCAGCAAACGCCCTGCAACTACGTCGTAATTTCACTAAATCAGAAGCACTTTACATACCTGAAGTCTACAGTGACTACTCACGAAAAAATGTGTTGGTCATGGAACGAATTTACGGTATTCCAGTCTCAGATACCGATGCTTTGCTTGAGCAAGGCACGAACATGAAATTGCTGGCGGAACGAGGCGTAGAAGTCTTTTTTACTCAGGTATTTAGAGACAGCTTTTTCCATGCAGATATGCACCCAGGAAACATTTTCGTGTCACGCGAGAATCCGCATAATCCCCAATACATCGGCATTGATTGCGGTATTGTGGGCACGTTGAACCGTGAAGATAAACGCTATCTTGCTGAGAACTTTATCGCCTTTTTTAATCGCGATTATCGCCAAGTCGCGCAGCTTCACGTGGATTCTGGCTGGGTACCTCACGACACGAATGTTGAAGAATTTGAATTTGCCATTCGCACAGTCTGTGAGCCAATTTTCAACAAGCCATTAGCAGAAATTTCGTTTGGACACGTTCTGGTCAATTTGTTTAACACCGCACGTCGTTTCAATATGGAAGTGCAACCGCAACTCGTGTTGTTGCAAAAGACGCTGTTGTACGTGGAAGGATTAGGTAGACAACTCTATCCTCAATTGGATTTATGGAAAACGGCGAAGCCATTTCTAGAAAATTGGGTGCAAGAGCAAGTCGGTCCATTAGCTGTCATAAAAAAGTTATATGCTAATTTGCCATTCTGGGCTGAAAAAATGCCGGAATTGCCTGATCTGGTTTATCAAAACTTAAAACGTCCACCAGCGAGTGCAAACATGACCACCATAACGCCGGTGAAACC
It contains:
- the ubiE gene encoding bifunctional demethylmenaquinone methyltransferase/2-methoxy-6-polyprenyl-1,4-benzoquinol methylase UbiE — translated: MTDKQTETTHFGYQTVAADDKAGLVANVFHSVAAKYDIMNDMMSMGIHRLWKRQTIACSGVRQGHSVLDLAGGTGDLTAKFSELVGDTGKVVLGDINDSMLKVGREKLRNRGLVSNIEYVQMNAEALPFPDNTFDVITIAFGLRNVTDKDKALRSMFRVLKPGGRLLVLEFSKPQHEALSKAYDFYSFNILPTMGQLVANDSESYRYLAESIRMHPDQETLKSMMNEAGFEQVTYQNMTGGIVALHRGFKY
- the ubiB gene encoding ubiquinone biosynthesis regulatory protein kinase UbiB; amino-acid sequence: MSASRLYQITKTFLQYGLDEFVPDNKKPFLAKCARGSAFWLTNRHTEKSLGLRLRLALQTLGPVWIKFGQMLSTRRDLLPDDIARELAFLQDKVEPFPGDAAKMLIEQALGIDDVSELFDHFNTTPLASASIAQVHTATLKQDGQALDVVIKVIRPNIEAQILADLALMEQFARYLASWFSEGKRLRPVEVVKEYRKTLLDELDLMREAANALQLRRNFTKSEALYIPEVYSDYSRKNVLVMERIYGIPVSDTDALLEQGTNMKLLAERGVEVFFTQVFRDSFFHADMHPGNIFVSRENPHNPQYIGIDCGIVGTLNREDKRYLAENFIAFFNRDYRQVAQLHVDSGWVPHDTNVEEFEFAIRTVCEPIFNKPLAEISFGHVLVNLFNTARRFNMEVQPQLVLLQKTLLYVEGLGRQLYPQLDLWKTAKPFLENWVQEQVGPLAVIKKLYANLPFWAEKMPELPDLVYQNLKRPPASANMTTITPVKPILLGLLAMTGVMGSLLSYFQGANLLAGSFGLAGMVSFWVAWRKSSH
- a CDS encoding ubiquinone biosynthesis accessory factor UbiJ, whose amino-acid sequence is MLPTFFGAVAERALNQILKLSPTIGEQLNAVKHRVLVVHIRDWQQQIGLVYTGTQFHVFMGIEDKGDCWVSADFNTLTRLQDPSLLTQLIRQNELDLDGDIHLAQAFSKAFSNMDIDWAEHFSNYLGDAPAQQLFDFMVNTKNQGQKHAGSLRQILTQLCQDELKVTIHPLELVQFTEHTRQLKQQVDSLEQRINALLSTKE